CGCAACACAGAGATGAATCTCTGTGTCATCCGTGTTCTCGGCTTTTACTCCCTGCTCCGTACCATCATGCTTTCATCGTTTCCTCGGCGACTCTCAGCACGTTCTCGCCGAGGATCTTGCGGATGTCTTCGTCCGAGTAGCCTCGCTGAACCAGTCCGACGGTAAACAGCGGCCAGTTGGTCCAGGCGATGCTGTTGGTCATGGTGGACGTCGTTTTGAAGTCGTCATCGGGCCAGAGCATGCGGAAGTCTTCCCGCCGTCGCGGGCGACGCGGCACCTTCTTTGACTCGGCCGAAGAATTCGAGGAGTTGTAGGCCACGTCGGTCCCAATCGCGACGTGATCGACGCCGAACTTCTGAGCGATATAGTCGACGTGATTGAGCAACATCGCGATGTCTCCGGTTCCTTTCAGGTACCGCGGAATGCAGCAGATGCCGACGAATCCGCCGGAGTCGACGATCGCCTTGATGACTTCATCTGGCTTGCTGCGGGCGTGCGGTTTGCTGTCGAGAGCCGCACAGACGGTATGACTGGCGACGCACGGTTTGCTCGACAACTTCGCGGCTTCCAGACTCGTCTGCCAGCCGGAATGGGCGCAGTCGGGAATCACGCCGACGCGGTTCATCTCCGCGACCACGCTTCGTCCGAAGTCGCTGAGCCCGGCGTTGGCCGTCTCGCCGCAGCCATCGCCAATCATGTTCCGCCGCTGGTAAGTCAGATGCATCATGCGGATGCCGAGCTGATAGAACACGCGGAGATACCGTAGTTCGTCGGGGACAGACACCCATTGCTGCGTAAGCGGAACGCCGTTGCCGGTGAAGTACAGAGCATGTTTGCCGAGCCGCTTTGCTTCGCGAATATGTTCAGGAGTGCCGGCTTTCACCACGTACTCATCGAGCATGTCGGTGGCGAACGTGAAACGGGCCAGCCGCTTGATCAACCGGAGTGGATCCTGTCCTTCTTCGCCAGCGTTCTGAAAAATGCAGGTCACGCCGGAAACCCGCCAGGCATCAAGATACTCCTGCTGCTCGGCCGTGTCGGTCACGTACCGTGTCATGGTCATCTCTTCGCGGAGATCCTGCAGCTCCAGGTCCGAGGCGCCGGCTTCGACCTCTTTGGCGAAGGCGTCTCCATCAATCGCCGCCCGGGGTGAGAAACCGTAGGAATCGAACACGATCGACTCGGCATGCAGGCGGAGTCCGTGTTCGAGTTGTTTCGGCGTCGGCTTGAGAATTCCGAGCGCCACTTCACGAGCATGTTGAACCGCAGGACGCAGCCGCTCTGTGAGTCGCTCCACTCCAGAGGACTCCTCTCCAGTTGACTCCCCGGGCACTTCATCCGCATTCGTTCGCACGGCCGCCATGCCGGCCGTCATCCCGAGTGCACTGTTCAGAAAATCGCGTCGCTGCATGCCTGGAGTCCTCGCTGGAGATCGATTGAGCGAAAGAGTTCTGCGGTTTTGCTTGACGGCCACTATAACAGCGGTAAGACTGATTTCCACGATACGCGCTCATCGCCCGCAACGCTCCTCCCTCCAGAGCTGAAGGTACTTGCCATGCTGCATGATCCCCGGTCGACCTCTTCCCCGTCAGCGTCCACTCCCTCGCTCAACCGGCGATCATTTCTCAAGCAGGCTTCGCAAACGTTCGCGGCCGGCGCCGCATTCAGCCTTGTTCCCCGACACGTGCTCGGTGGTCCCGGCTTCGTGCCTCCCAGTGAGAAGATCAACGTCGCGATCATCGGCTGCGGTGGTCGAGCTCGCAGCAACCTCAAAGGGG
This region of Rubinisphaera margarita genomic DNA includes:
- a CDS encoding dipeptidase, with product MQRRDFLNSALGMTAGMAAVRTNADEVPGESTGEESSGVERLTERLRPAVQHAREVALGILKPTPKQLEHGLRLHAESIVFDSYGFSPRAAIDGDAFAKEVEAGASDLELQDLREEMTMTRYVTDTAEQQEYLDAWRVSGVTCIFQNAGEEGQDPLRLIKRLARFTFATDMLDEYVVKAGTPEHIREAKRLGKHALYFTGNGVPLTQQWVSVPDELRYLRVFYQLGIRMMHLTYQRRNMIGDGCGETANAGLSDFGRSVVAEMNRVGVIPDCAHSGWQTSLEAAKLSSKPCVASHTVCAALDSKPHARSKPDEVIKAIVDSGGFVGICCIPRYLKGTGDIAMLLNHVDYIAQKFGVDHVAIGTDVAYNSSNSSAESKKVPRRPRRREDFRMLWPDDDFKTTSTMTNSIAWTNWPLFTVGLVQRGYSDEDIRKILGENVLRVAEETMKA